A genome region from Cerasicoccus sp. TK19100 includes the following:
- a CDS encoding PilW family protein: MKRSTHRRFRSHGMTLVELMVSVTIMGTLMVGVSSFFIQNFKASFVTQEKLEINRDVRTVTSEMSGEARQANSFVLYKSFFPLPNNYSPNGDFRKPPNNVSGQDYRLHSQQEGDFVVFIFNGEDDNFYDSIPAPIVRLIGYFRDDREVSGSEAPVLKFDIDIPVSQQRKSVEELIPSIQEAEEFTEVIDMVNGLANGFLFYNIKGKSVLVNGKIIHGNDAKEVTGTYNFTISPRG; this comes from the coding sequence ATGAAACGCTCAACACATCGCCGTTTCCGCAGCCATGGCATGACATTGGTCGAGCTCATGGTGAGCGTCACCATCATGGGCACACTCATGGTGGGCGTAAGCTCCTTCTTCATTCAAAATTTCAAGGCGAGCTTCGTGACCCAGGAGAAGCTGGAGATCAATCGCGACGTGCGGACTGTGACCAGCGAAATGTCTGGTGAGGCACGCCAGGCCAATAGCTTCGTCCTCTATAAGAGCTTTTTCCCCTTACCGAATAATTACTCACCCAATGGTGATTTCCGCAAGCCGCCGAATAATGTCTCGGGGCAGGATTACCGGCTGCACTCGCAACAAGAGGGGGACTTTGTCGTCTTCATTTTCAATGGCGAGGACGACAATTTCTACGACAGCATACCCGCTCCGATTGTGCGCCTGATCGGTTACTTCCGTGATGACCGCGAGGTCAGCGGCTCCGAAGCACCGGTGCTCAAGTTCGATATCGATATCCCCGTGTCGCAGCAACGAAAGTCGGTTGAGGAATTAATTCCAAGCATTCAGGAGGCCGAGGAGTTCACCGAGGTCATCGATATGGTGAACGGCTTGGCGAACGGATTTCTATTCTATAACATCAAAGGAAAGAGTGTGCTGGTGAACGGAAAAATCATCCATGGCAATGACGCCAAAGAGGTGACGGGCACGTATAACTTCACCATCTCGCCGCGAGGCTGA
- a CDS encoding type IV pilus modification PilV family protein yields the protein MLMIRSYQPASPRISGPNRRCGFLMRRGMSLVEVLVATVLFGLLAMVTTNSVLMSRRLAETNIYMVTANDIAQGYAEQMMAMDFEVDIKKSVEDHKVPLSLRAVTPSLANNSTTVDDLLYFGDDVTNSRDIVIDLRGEDGDLRQVVMPMRFTLSARDLNTGSKPYQAYEIRINYEYKTPAGRGSKWLDGSVCVVKSVIPIY from the coding sequence ATGTTAATGATTCGGTCCTATCAGCCCGCTTCTCCGCGGATCTCAGGTCCCAATCGCCGGTGTGGATTTTTGATGCGCCGGGGCATGTCTCTGGTTGAGGTGCTTGTCGCCACGGTGCTCTTTGGCCTCCTGGCAATGGTGACGACGAATTCAGTCCTGATGTCGCGTCGATTGGCGGAGACGAACATTTACATGGTGACGGCCAACGACATCGCCCAGGGGTATGCCGAGCAGATGATGGCCATGGATTTTGAAGTGGATATCAAGAAGAGCGTAGAGGACCACAAGGTGCCCCTTTCGCTACGCGCGGTGACCCCCTCATTGGCCAACAATTCCACTACGGTTGACGATTTGCTTTACTTCGGGGACGACGTCACGAACAGCCGGGACATCGTTATCGATTTGCGCGGTGAAGATGGTGACCTGCGCCAAGTCGTGATGCCGATGCGTTTCACGCTGAGCGCCAGGGATTTGAATACCGGCAGCAAGCCCTATCAGGCATACGAAATCCGCATCAACTACGAGTATAAGACGCCCGCTGGCCGCGGCTCCAAGTGGTTGGATGGCAGTGTGTGCGTCGTGAAATCCGTTATCCCCATCTATTAA
- a CDS encoding phosphoenolpyruvate carboxylase has product MNLREAFSTTKRVLGKPYRDLEFLLMSLQSVLTKNGEAEIAGAIPWISSKELSVEEITPKHVQLYSLIFQLVNMVEINGAVQARRTKEEISLDSVNGLWGINIKELRDAGLSSEEILDALREVVIEPVLTAHPTEAKRATVLEHHRELYLLLVQRENSMYTKDEIDNVNHNIELALYRLWKTGEIYLEKPDIQDELRNILHYLTNVFPEVLPIIDRRLLQAAQFNGINIEDVCANYSFPRLTFGNWVGGDRDGHPLVTSDVTRETLLQLRLNAFVVIRRKLMRLVQRTSFSIGIEEASEALQARVQEMVAETGALGQAAFDRNKGEIFRQFISLMIVKLPVETARGHATRLMELDGTYIHSLQLKEDLRLLQQSLLEYGAKSIAYDDVITVMRVVDAFGFHLASLDIRQNSAFHDQAIEQLLEASQAEDTAFGSWPEEKRLEFLERELQSARPFTHESAKLGPQASAVMECYRVVAKHTKQYGTNCIGSFIVSMTRSVSDLLAVYLLAREAGLTQMSESGMVCQIPVVPLLETIEDLENGTQILGDFLEHPLTQRTLAMLQEKYQWKQPTQQVMVGYSDSNKDGGILASQWNLYKAQYKLTEVGESKGVKIRFFHGKGGSISRGAGPTHYFIKALPHTAPNGDVRLTEQGETIAQKYANPVNAAYNIELLAANSLNKLLKDRKSTRSFHPLADTLERLAQSSKNHYEAMMQMENFIQFFRGATPIDAIEVSKIGSRPAKRTGMNTLDDLRAIPWVFSWGQNRANMTSWFGVGSALNDLEKDNPEGYAELKTALKSDSFIRYVFTNIDTSLAATDETIFQLYIDLVEDEEIRERFRKVLLDELKLARHHMEVMLSRPIEQRRKNHYYSNLLRASLMRSLHEKQVALLKTWRKQRAEKDPETEKTQTELLLTINAISSGMRNTG; this is encoded by the coding sequence ATGAATCTACGCGAAGCATTTTCCACCACCAAACGAGTCCTGGGTAAGCCATACCGCGATCTGGAGTTTCTCCTGATGTCGCTGCAGTCGGTGTTGACCAAAAACGGCGAGGCCGAGATTGCCGGTGCCATCCCGTGGATCAGCAGCAAGGAGCTGTCCGTCGAGGAGATCACGCCCAAGCACGTGCAGCTGTATTCGCTGATCTTCCAGCTCGTCAACATGGTGGAGATCAACGGTGCCGTGCAGGCCCGCCGCACCAAGGAAGAAATCTCGCTGGACTCCGTCAACGGTCTGTGGGGCATCAATATCAAGGAGCTGCGTGACGCAGGCCTGTCGTCCGAGGAAATCCTGGACGCCCTGCGCGAGGTGGTCATCGAGCCCGTCCTGACCGCACACCCGACCGAGGCCAAGCGCGCCACCGTGCTGGAGCATCACCGCGAGCTGTATCTGCTCCTGGTGCAGCGCGAGAACTCGATGTACACCAAGGACGAGATCGACAACGTTAACCACAACATCGAGCTCGCCCTTTATCGCCTGTGGAAAACCGGCGAAATTTACCTGGAAAAGCCCGACATCCAGGACGAGCTGCGCAATATCCTGCACTACCTGACGAACGTCTTCCCCGAGGTGTTGCCGATCATCGACCGCCGCCTGTTGCAGGCCGCGCAGTTTAACGGCATCAACATTGAGGACGTCTGCGCCAACTACAGTTTCCCGCGCCTGACTTTTGGTAACTGGGTGGGCGGCGACCGCGATGGTCATCCCTTGGTGACGTCTGACGTGACTCGCGAAACCCTGCTCCAACTGCGCCTGAACGCCTTTGTCGTCATCCGCCGCAAGCTGATGCGCCTCGTGCAGCGAACCAGCTTCAGCATCGGTATAGAGGAGGCCTCGGAGGCTCTGCAAGCCCGCGTGCAGGAGATGGTTGCCGAAACTGGTGCTCTTGGCCAGGCCGCGTTCGACCGGAACAAAGGTGAGATTTTCCGCCAATTCATTAGCCTGATGATCGTCAAGTTGCCGGTGGAAACCGCCCGTGGCCACGCGACCCGCCTGATGGAACTCGACGGCACCTACATCCACTCGCTTCAGCTCAAGGAGGATCTCCGCCTGCTCCAGCAATCTCTGCTCGAATACGGCGCGAAGTCCATCGCCTACGACGACGTGATCACCGTCATGCGCGTAGTCGACGCCTTTGGTTTCCACTTGGCCAGCCTCGATATTCGCCAAAACAGCGCGTTTCATGACCAAGCCATTGAGCAACTCCTGGAGGCCTCACAAGCTGAAGACACCGCCTTTGGCAGCTGGCCCGAGGAGAAACGCCTGGAGTTCCTGGAGCGTGAGTTGCAGTCCGCCCGTCCCTTTACGCACGAGTCCGCCAAGCTCGGCCCGCAAGCCTCGGCCGTCATGGAGTGCTACCGCGTGGTGGCCAAGCATACCAAGCAATACGGCACGAATTGCATTGGCTCGTTCATTGTGAGCATGACGCGCTCAGTGTCGGACTTGCTCGCGGTTTACCTGCTGGCGCGCGAAGCCGGGCTCACCCAAATGAGCGAGAGTGGCATGGTTTGCCAGATCCCCGTTGTGCCGCTGTTGGAAACGATTGAAGACCTGGAAAACGGCACGCAGATCCTGGGCGATTTCCTGGAGCATCCGTTGACCCAGCGCACGCTGGCCATGCTGCAAGAGAAGTATCAGTGGAAGCAGCCAACGCAGCAGGTCATGGTCGGCTACAGCGACAGTAACAAGGATGGCGGCATCCTCGCCAGCCAGTGGAACCTCTACAAAGCCCAATATAAGCTGACCGAGGTCGGCGAGTCCAAGGGCGTGAAAATTCGCTTTTTCCACGGCAAGGGCGGCTCAATCAGCCGTGGTGCCGGGCCAACGCATTACTTTATTAAAGCGCTCCCGCACACCGCGCCAAACGGCGATGTGCGCCTGACCGAGCAGGGCGAAACCATTGCCCAAAAATACGCGAATCCGGTCAACGCCGCCTACAATATCGAACTGCTGGCGGCCAACTCGCTCAATAAGCTACTCAAGGACCGCAAATCGACGCGCAGCTTCCATCCGTTGGCCGATACGCTGGAGCGCCTGGCGCAATCGTCGAAGAACCACTACGAGGCGATGATGCAGATGGAGAACTTTATCCAGTTCTTCCGCGGTGCCACGCCCATCGACGCGATCGAGGTCAGCAAGATCGGTTCGCGTCCGGCCAAGCGCACCGGCATGAACACGCTGGACGACTTGCGCGCGATTCCGTGGGTTTTCTCCTGGGGCCAAAACCGCGCCAACATGACCAGCTGGTTCGGTGTCGGCAGTGCGCTCAACGACTTGGAAAAGGACAACCCCGAGGGTTACGCTGAGCTGAAAACCGCGCTCAAGTCCGACTCCTTCATTCGCTACGTATTCACGAATATCGATACCAGCCTTGCCGCGACTGATGAGACCATCTTCCAGCTCTACATTGATTTGGTGGAAGATGAGGAGATCCGCGAGCGCTTCCGCAAGGTGCTGCTGGACGAGCTCAAGCTCGCCCGCCATCACATGGAGGTCATGCTCTCGCGTCCAATCGAGCAGCGCCGCAAGAACCATTATTATTCCAATTTGCTCCGTGCCTCGTTAATGCGCTCCCTGCATGAAAAGCAGGTGGCTCTGCTCAAAACCTGGCGCAAGCAGCGCGCGGAGAAGGATCCGGAAACCGAGAAAACCCAGACCGAGCTTCTGTTGACGATCAATGCGATCTCCAGCGGGATGCGCAATACTGGGTAG
- a CDS encoding right-handed parallel beta-helix repeat-containing protein yields the protein MTAPPFVSEYQLTPEDVELLTPADVVGPDGLVYPNWRKVGVQGGIPDVPVALHLDDLGAVQLMDISGLIEEACEIVGASGGGAVLIGPGTYYLDELVTISQSNVVIRGSGRESTRLIFRYSLVNQNAMTSWAITNTWPEPAAFMFLGDPLEEVDRYLAEDGKRGDTQLKLIDVGDLQPGDKFLLRAPVTARWQSIVYDQSYGAWGTKTAHYEITAVDAVNDILTLSQPLRIEYPVIDGSYLRRLFPIERSGLESMTIEHTDKLPLHTVCSQWAWNCWVKDLRVLNSGRSGVHWSSAKWCEVRDSEFDSTWNHGGGMAYGGFTQTTDCLMENCLWINYRHAPVVQFGAQGNVFRNSTFEGSDAQWHAGWSTENLYENCTILPARTVFADSTPRDILPAYGTYRFGMYSTPSHDTSHGPNGPRNVVYNCDVNSIRDGVYARGASENWLFLHNRFNVYGNGAGGFYAESGFFNTIIRNNVFILEDETKPMVFLRTADCVGIELVDNTVYGGSGTIVDGVIDVAINEGNQAMPALVSGEAYPARPLPNPSSIYDWQRIPGPPAKPDSLYFAIESASSSSREIVLYWQGEPEQTYTLQYSENLTDGFVNVIASDIQATPPTNVYVHKPGTATRWFYRLVSE from the coding sequence ATGACGGCTCCGCCGTTTGTTAGCGAGTATCAGCTGACGCCGGAGGATGTGGAGCTGCTGACGCCGGCCGATGTCGTTGGCCCCGATGGGCTTGTGTATCCCAATTGGCGCAAGGTGGGCGTGCAGGGAGGCATCCCTGATGTGCCGGTGGCCCTCCACCTTGATGATCTCGGTGCCGTTCAGTTGATGGATATTTCCGGCTTGATCGAGGAGGCTTGTGAGATCGTTGGTGCCTCGGGCGGTGGTGCGGTGCTGATCGGTCCCGGAACATACTATCTGGATGAGCTGGTTACCATTTCGCAGAGTAACGTGGTGATCCGCGGTTCAGGGCGCGAGTCGACCCGGCTGATCTTCCGCTACAGCCTGGTCAATCAGAATGCCATGACCTCGTGGGCGATCACAAACACTTGGCCGGAGCCGGCGGCCTTCATGTTTCTCGGTGATCCCCTGGAGGAGGTGGATCGTTACCTGGCTGAAGACGGCAAGCGCGGGGATACTCAGCTAAAGCTCATCGACGTGGGCGATCTTCAGCCCGGGGATAAATTTCTACTGCGCGCGCCCGTTACGGCGCGTTGGCAGAGTATCGTTTATGATCAATCCTACGGGGCGTGGGGGACCAAAACCGCCCACTATGAAATTACGGCGGTAGATGCGGTCAATGACATCCTAACGCTGAGTCAACCGCTCCGCATTGAATACCCGGTCATTGATGGTAGCTACCTGCGGCGGCTTTTCCCCATCGAGCGCTCCGGCTTGGAATCAATGACCATTGAGCACACCGATAAATTACCGCTTCACACGGTGTGCTCCCAGTGGGCCTGGAACTGCTGGGTAAAAGATCTGCGCGTACTCAATAGCGGCCGTTCAGGGGTCCATTGGTCGAGTGCCAAGTGGTGCGAAGTGCGCGACAGCGAGTTCGACTCTACGTGGAATCATGGCGGAGGCATGGCTTATGGCGGCTTCACGCAGACCACCGATTGCCTCATGGAGAACTGCCTCTGGATCAATTACCGACACGCCCCGGTGGTCCAGTTCGGCGCGCAGGGCAATGTGTTTCGCAACAGCACTTTCGAGGGCAGTGATGCGCAGTGGCATGCGGGCTGGTCAACCGAGAACCTCTACGAAAACTGCACGATACTGCCCGCCCGGACGGTGTTTGCAGACAGCACACCGCGTGACATTTTGCCTGCCTATGGCACATATCGCTTTGGCATGTATTCAACCCCTTCCCATGACACTTCCCACGGCCCGAACGGACCACGAAATGTCGTTTATAACTGCGACGTCAACTCGATACGGGATGGGGTATACGCTCGTGGGGCCAGCGAGAATTGGCTCTTCCTGCACAACCGCTTCAACGTCTATGGCAACGGCGCGGGCGGTTTCTACGCCGAGAGCGGTTTCTTCAACACCATCATTCGAAATAACGTCTTTATTCTCGAAGATGAAACCAAGCCCATGGTGTTCTTGCGCACTGCGGATTGCGTTGGCATCGAGTTGGTGGATAATACCGTTTATGGTGGCAGCGGCACGATTGTGGACGGCGTCATTGACGTGGCGATCAACGAAGGCAATCAGGCAATGCCCGCCCTGGTCTCCGGTGAAGCGTATCCGGCGCGACCGTTGCCCAATCCGTCTTCGATCTACGATTGGCAGCGCATCCCCGGGCCCCCGGCGAAACCGGATTCATTATACTTCGCGATCGAGAGCGCCTCGAGCTCCTCACGGGAAATTGTTCTTTATTGGCAAGGTGAGCCGGAGCAAACCTACACCCTGCAGTATTCGGAGAACCTGACCGACGGCTTTGTTAACGTGATTGCCAGCGACATCCAGGCGACCCCGCCCACGAATGTCTATGTCCACAAACCCGGCACCGCCACCCGCTGGTTCTACCGTCTGGTGTCGGAATAG
- a CDS encoding GspE/PulE family protein: MPLARIQAAIVRNLRDYQRLTDEQADNIINTDEELSGEEVEALLAQDYGISEFQLLAAKSKAFGMAPFNAFQFEPDERTFEKLDREFCEENMVLPVGIVGNTFVVAVHNPFDLTVLNLVHEQTRRKVSPLLGIKREIQAKLKVGNDDQPVVAEGFGDVVDALDMEFDIDEEKLDEEGEAEDSAPIIQLANRIIEDAYYSGGSDIHIEPFEKECRVRVRVDGVLQEKLSVSNKVAGALLARLKIMANLDIAEKRLPQDGRIVFKQFTRKPINIDLRVSTAPLNHGEGTVMRILDKSKSTLPLPALGFEPENLERYRECISRPYGMILHCGPTGSGKSMTLYSALNEINDPGICIRTAEDPIEYTLPGLCQMQMHRKIGLTFAAALRAFLRQDPDVILVGEIRDSETAGIAVEAALTGHMLFSTLHTNDAPGTVARLTEMGVESFMISASLVAVCAQRLMRRVCKSCRQSYEPEDRELDILRKSIQFEGGGIFRANRTGCPACSGKGYKGRVGIHEMMTSSEALIEGINKEVETAELKKIAMFNGMFTLHMDSMKKVRSGLTTMEEAISTVPPDMEDLEALAEEFELQAKLKQKRDADRKKEIQALKEEALALEAEDKAKLAAAEEASAG; this comes from the coding sequence ATGCCACTTGCCCGCATCCAAGCAGCCATTGTCCGCAACCTTCGTGATTATCAGCGCCTGACCGACGAGCAGGCCGATAACATTATCAACACCGACGAGGAGCTCTCCGGTGAAGAGGTGGAGGCGCTCCTGGCGCAGGACTACGGCATCAGCGAATTTCAACTCCTCGCGGCCAAGAGCAAGGCCTTCGGCATGGCGCCGTTTAACGCGTTTCAATTCGAGCCCGACGAGCGCACTTTTGAAAAGCTCGACCGCGAATTCTGCGAGGAGAACATGGTGCTGCCGGTGGGCATCGTGGGCAACACCTTCGTCGTCGCCGTCCACAATCCCTTCGACCTGACGGTGCTCAACCTCGTGCACGAGCAAACACGCCGCAAGGTCTCGCCGCTGCTCGGCATTAAGCGCGAAATCCAGGCCAAGCTCAAAGTCGGCAACGACGATCAGCCCGTCGTGGCGGAAGGCTTTGGTGACGTGGTGGACGCGCTCGATATGGAGTTCGACATCGACGAGGAAAAGCTCGATGAAGAGGGCGAAGCCGAGGACTCCGCGCCCATTATTCAGCTGGCCAACCGCATCATCGAGGACGCCTATTACAGCGGCGGGTCAGACATTCACATTGAGCCCTTTGAGAAAGAGTGCCGCGTGCGCGTGCGCGTGGACGGTGTCTTGCAGGAAAAGCTGTCCGTGTCGAACAAGGTGGCTGGCGCACTGCTGGCCCGCCTGAAGATCATGGCCAATCTGGACATCGCCGAAAAGCGTCTGCCGCAGGACGGCCGTATCGTCTTCAAGCAATTTACCCGCAAGCCGATCAACATCGACTTACGCGTCTCCACCGCCCCGCTGAACCACGGCGAGGGCACCGTTATGCGTATTCTCGATAAGTCGAAGTCGACACTGCCGCTGCCGGCGCTGGGCTTTGAGCCGGAGAACCTCGAGCGCTACCGCGAGTGCATCAGCCGCCCCTATGGGATGATTCTCCACTGCGGGCCGACGGGCTCCGGAAAATCGATGACGCTGTATTCCGCGCTCAACGAAATTAACGACCCCGGCATTTGCATCCGCACCGCCGAGGACCCGATCGAATACACCTTGCCCGGCCTGTGCCAGATGCAGATGCACCGCAAGATCGGGCTGACCTTTGCCGCCGCGCTGCGCGCCTTTTTGCGTCAGGACCCGGACGTAATCCTCGTCGGGGAAATTCGTGACTCGGAAACGGCGGGCATCGCCGTGGAGGCCGCGCTCACCGGTCACATGCTTTTCAGCACGCTCCACACCAACGATGCGCCGGGCACGGTCGCGCGTTTGACAGAGATGGGCGTCGAGTCGTTCATGATTTCCGCCTCGCTGGTCGCCGTTTGTGCGCAGCGCCTCATGCGCCGCGTCTGCAAGAGCTGCCGCCAGTCTTACGAGCCGGAAGATCGCGAGTTGGACATCCTGCGTAAGTCGATCCAGTTCGAAGGCGGTGGTATTTTCCGGGCCAACCGCACGGGCTGCCCGGCTTGCTCGGGTAAGGGCTACAAGGGCCGCGTGGGTATCCACGAAATGATGACTTCCAGTGAAGCACTCATCGAGGGCATTAACAAAGAAGTCGAGACGGCCGAGCTCAAGAAGATCGCGATGTTCAACGGCATGTTCACGCTGCACATGGACTCGATGAAAAAAGTCCGCAGCGGCCTGACGACGATGGAAGAGGCGATCTCCACAGTCCCGCCGGACATGGAAGACCTCGAAGCCCTCGCCGAAGAATTCGAGCTTCAGGCCAAGCTCAAGCAAAAGCGCGACGCCGACCGCAAAAAGGAAATCCAGGCCCTCAAGGAAGAGGCTCTCGCCCTCGAAGCCGAAGACAAGGCCAAGCTTGCCGCCGCCGAAGAGGCATCGGCGGGTTAA
- a CDS encoding response regulator — protein sequence MAQRILVLDDEENYADMLRALLEQHSFIVDSVTDPHRAIESLQGTGYELVISDYKMPSMDGADFLSKAREMNPDLPVILVSGLMNTPDLVKVANMGVTLVLEKPIDIQHFINQVKRFVQPASKEEFRAHRAGKGGQDEEAALNFKQTYPQKLTHLCDRSHIFRFFLEHVWNAANEQDHIFVSVPRGSECDLLLREVSTWRKFNTRRVQWLDLRNPNSAGMNAALQSVVQGGATSELIGVIGFGDSSLAAQAQVVDVIRESPENLAFLYFIESDLIDNDSRQIDPELRELLDQSLCVMPPLNARLADLAAYTKRYLPKIAQSLGCPERAELDPGAMPMLLNYGWPGNFRELLDVLRTAAALREDGPLMADDIAEALSRVSGFGDDLPQQFKTLQEAVKDRQLEIVGTALRSGSDLGSVLNTLGVDPQAVNPEASADDLPLLYPELLK from the coding sequence ATGGCACAGCGCATTCTCGTTCTCGACGATGAAGAAAACTACGCCGACATGCTGCGGGCATTGTTGGAGCAACACTCGTTCATTGTCGATTCGGTCACCGATCCCCACCGTGCGATTGAGTCGCTCCAGGGCACCGGCTACGAGCTCGTGATTTCCGACTACAAGATGCCGAGCATGGACGGGGCGGACTTCCTGAGCAAAGCGCGTGAGATGAACCCGGACCTTCCGGTGATCCTTGTTTCCGGCCTCATGAACACGCCGGACCTCGTCAAGGTGGCCAACATGGGCGTCACGCTGGTGCTGGAAAAGCCGATCGACATCCAGCACTTCATCAACCAGGTAAAGCGCTTCGTGCAGCCCGCGAGCAAGGAGGAGTTTCGTGCTCACCGCGCGGGCAAGGGCGGGCAGGATGAAGAAGCTGCATTGAATTTTAAGCAGACCTACCCACAGAAGCTCACCCACCTTTGCGACCGCTCGCACATCTTCCGTTTCTTCCTGGAGCATGTGTGGAATGCGGCCAACGAGCAGGACCATATTTTCGTCTCGGTGCCGCGTGGCAGTGAGTGCGATCTGCTCCTGCGCGAAGTCTCCACCTGGCGCAAGTTTAACACCCGCCGCGTGCAGTGGCTCGATCTGCGCAACCCGAACTCCGCCGGGATGAACGCCGCGTTGCAATCCGTAGTCCAGGGCGGTGCCACCAGTGAGCTAATCGGCGTGATCGGCTTTGGGGACTCCAGCCTCGCCGCACAAGCGCAGGTGGTGGACGTGATCCGCGAGTCTCCGGAAAATCTGGCCTTCCTGTATTTTATCGAAAGCGACCTGATCGACAACGACTCACGCCAGATCGATCCCGAGCTGCGCGAACTGCTCGACCAGAGCCTGTGCGTCATGCCGCCGCTGAATGCGCGCCTGGCAGACCTTGCTGCCTACACCAAGCGCTATCTGCCGAAGATTGCCCAATCGCTCGGGTGCCCCGAGCGCGCGGAGCTCGACCCCGGCGCGATGCCCATGCTGCTCAATTACGGCTGGCCAGGCAATTTCCGCGAGCTGCTCGACGTGCTCCGCACCGCCGCCGCCTTGCGTGAAGACGGCCCGCTGATGGCCGACGACATCGCGGAAGCGCTTAGCCGCGTATCGGGCTTTGGTGATGATTTACCGCAGCAGTTCAAGACGCTGCAAGAAGCCGTCAAAGATCGCCAACTGGAAATTGTCGGCACCGCCCTGCGCTCCGGCAGTGATCTGGGAAGTGTCCTGAACACGCTCGGCGTCGACCCGCAGGCTGTAAATCCTGAAGCCTCGGCCGATGATCTCCCCCTCCTTTATCCTGAATTGTTAAAGTAG
- a CDS encoding response regulator has translation MGRKILIVDDDSDFNQLLTDIFSQANYDVDSCEEPERAVKHFMDGEYDLVVTDQKMPGMSGEELVRTFKQAKPDVPIIMVSGYLDNDTIRSLIREGVGGVFLKPLNVFSLLKRTATLIEEREAGLRRESGSEDEEEEENFHHNLPFRFETFPAKDRKSRDFAQRLYKLRDFKNNLVMVTPRGTDLEAITADFSGFDSEVKDLYVLLDRSRINREAMMKLIIESTQKGWERLTFIIAAAETVTREQYSLIMRIGRKKDPFDGIQAPMRFIFCVSRDLDLLYDERVVDDAVYMFMGTTEIAVPTLRDIADDIGELALRYLDAEAKAHNLSKAPKLEMSARTYLREQPWAGNAGELHRFIRMAIYMDKPKLSMEDLERVEQKLASAVGGARSLHQGLQLYRDEYVKAVAIFLEDKDAAADCLGVEKPLVERIVK, from the coding sequence ATGGGACGCAAAATCCTCATAGTCGACGACGACTCAGACTTCAACCAACTGCTGACGGATATTTTCAGTCAGGCAAATTACGATGTTGATTCTTGTGAGGAGCCCGAGCGCGCGGTGAAGCACTTTATGGACGGCGAGTATGACCTCGTCGTTACCGACCAGAAAATGCCCGGCATGTCGGGTGAAGAGCTGGTTCGCACTTTCAAGCAGGCCAAGCCCGATGTGCCCATTATCATGGTCTCGGGATATCTGGACAACGACACGATCCGCAGCCTCATTCGCGAGGGGGTGGGCGGTGTGTTCCTGAAGCCGCTCAACGTTTTTTCACTGCTCAAGCGCACGGCGACGCTCATTGAGGAACGTGAGGCCGGCCTGCGCCGCGAGTCCGGCTCGGAGGACGAGGAGGAAGAGGAAAATTTCCACCACAACCTGCCGTTTCGCTTTGAGACATTTCCCGCCAAGGACCGCAAATCCCGGGATTTCGCCCAGCGCTTGTACAAGCTGCGCGATTTTAAAAACAACCTCGTGATGGTCACCCCGCGAGGCACGGACCTGGAGGCGATTACGGCTGATTTCAGCGGCTTCGACTCGGAGGTGAAAGACCTTTACGTTTTGCTCGACCGCTCGCGTATCAATCGCGAGGCGATGATGAAGCTGATCATTGAGTCCACGCAAAAGGGCTGGGAGCGGCTCACGTTTATCATTGCGGCGGCGGAGACGGTTACCCGCGAGCAGTATTCGCTGATCATGCGCATCGGCCGCAAGAAGGACCCGTTTGACGGCATTCAGGCACCGATGCGTTTCATCTTTTGCGTCAGCCGTGACTTGGACCTGCTCTACGACGAGCGCGTGGTCGACGACGCCGTGTATATGTTTATGGGCACGACGGAGATCGCCGTCCCCACGTTGCGAGACATCGCGGACGACATCGGCGAACTGGCGCTTCGCTACCTCGACGCCGAGGCCAAGGCGCACAATCTTTCCAAGGCTCCCAAGCTTGAAATGAGCGCCCGCACCTACCTGCGCGAACAGCCCTGGGCGGGCAACGCCGGTGAGCTGCACCGCTTCATCCGCATGGCGATCTACATGGATAAGCCCAAGCTGAGCATGGAGGACCTTGAGCGCGTTGAGCAAAAGCTGGCCTCCGCCGTGGGCGGTGCGCGTAGCCTCCACCAGGGCCTCCAGCTTTACCGCGATGAATACGTTAAGGCAGTCGCCATCTTCCTGGAAGACAAAGACGCCGCCGCCGACTGCCTCGGAGTTGAAAAGCCGCTCGTCGAAAGAATTGTTAAATAG